The sequence below is a genomic window from Bacillota bacterium.
CCAGCCGGATAGCCACTGCAAACAGGCATCCAGCGATGTATGATTCTACCTCAGCAAACCAGTTCTTTATCCGGTAGATGCTGCTGTTTTCACAGCAAATTTCGGTAGTATTATCATCAAGGACGGCTTCAATAGCCGCACAGGTATACCTTTTATATGGCACCAGTATGTCAGGCAGTTCATGGTGAATCTTGCGGCAGTTCACGCAGCGGAGCCGTCGGATGACGAAAATGATTACTTCACCATCACCATGCCGGGCACGACGTTTTCTACTGCCAATAACTTTAAGATCCGGACTGCCGCATACTGGACAGATACTATCTTCTTCACTTATGACATAGCAAATGTTGCTGTTATCCTTGGCATAAATTAATTTATACTTTACAAGGCTTATCATCAGCTATTAATTCCCGCAGCACTTTTTGTATTTTTTGCCGCTGCCACAGGGGCAGGGGTCATTACGGCCA
It includes:
- a CDS encoding SEC-C domain-containing protein gives rise to the protein MKIGRNDPCPCGSGKKYKKCCGN